The Planctomycetia bacterium genomic interval CCGCCTCCGAGAAGCTTTCCGCCTTATGCGCCACGAGCTGCCAGGGGGACTGGATCTCATCGCCATCCCACGCAGCCCGGAGCCGCCACAACTCGACGTACTCAAGTCATCGCTACTGCGGCTAGCGCGCCGCGTGAACAAACGGGCGCGAGAAACTCGGACTAGCCCTCCGCCACGTCCACATACACCTTGAGCGCGCTCTGGTCTTCGACCAGCAGCCGCATCATTTCCTGGTAGTTGTCCAGGCCGCGGACGGGCGTCGTGAGGATCTTCTTGATCACGCCCGGCCAGGTGACTTCGCCGACGGCCAGGTCGCGGATGCCCATTTCAAAGTGATCGCGGTTGGCGTTCACGCTACCCACCAACAACTTGTTGCCGAGTACCCAATCGAGGTTGACCTTATCCCCGGGCACTTCGATGTGGTTGCGCCCGCCAGTGATGCTGGTCCAGACCAGCACGCCGTTATGACCGAGCACTTCCATCGCGCCGAAGGCAATGGCGCTGGAGCCGGTCGCGTCGATGATCAAGTCCGCCTTGCCGACTTCCTCGGAAAGCTGCTTGATCGATTTCTGTTTGGTACTGACATAAGTGGAGCCCATTCCAGTGACGATTTCCGATTTCAAATTCGGCGCTTCGCCCCGGGCGACGGTATACACCTCCAGATTGCGCAACCGAAGAATCAGAGTCGTGAGCAATCCGATCTGCCCCGCGCCCAGCACGTACGCCACGCGCGGACGCCAGACTCTCAAACGGCGCTGAACTTCGAAGGCCTGCTGGACCGCCTTGGCGGCGCAGCTCATCGGCTCCGCCAGCACGTGCAAGTGCTTGAGCCCGACTGGCATTTGGACGATGAATTCGCAGTCGTCAACGATGTATTCCGTCAGGTACCCGTGCAGCAGGTTGATGCCGCGCTCGTAGTACGTCTCCTCGCTGGTCATGTCGGAAGTGCCGATCTTGTCGTAGATCGACCCGCCTGGGCGCCGAACCGTCGCGGTCACATAGTCGCCCGGCTTCACGTTGCGGACATTCGGGCCGACGGAATCCACGATGCCGAAGAACTCGTGTCCCAGCACCAGGAAGTCGAAGCCGGGGGGAGAGTTCCCGTACTGCGCGTCGTTGATTTCCTTGTCCGTGGCGTCGACGCCGACCTTCAAGACGCGAATCAACACGCCCCGGCCGTCCGGCACGTCGTCCAGCTTGGGCTTCGGCAGGTCGGCCAGATGAACGCTGTTTTTCTTTCCGGGACGAACGGCAATGGCTTTCATGGGCGCAGGGTATCAATTCTCGACGCGACCGCCGGAGCCGAACCGGGCCCTCAGGCAATCGTCGTCTGTGGATGGGCGATCAACGTAAACCGAACCGGCCCATAATGTAACGCCGCTGACAGAGGCCCGGCAAGCGGGTGCGAAACCGGAGCTTGACGGTCGTTCCTCTGAAAAGCTGTTATGATAATGTGGGGAAGCAGGCAGTAGCCGATTAGGAGACCGACATGACCTTCCAAGGCATCGTTCAGAACGGGCAGATCATCATCGCCGGCGACAGGCCGTTGCCCGAGGGGGCGGCTGTTGACGTGCATGTGGCAGGGCCGAGTATTCCCTTCTCGAGCTCCGGCACTAGCTGCGAGCCGCATGGCGGGAGCGTTGCGCCCAGCGCACAGATCGAGGGGAACCAAGAATGCGCTGACAGCGATTCCGCCAGTCCCATCGCGAAGATGCTGCCATCCCTGATCGGCTGCATCGATGACTTGCCCGAGGACTTTGCGGAGAGGCACGACCATTACCTTCATGGCCGAGATTGCGTATGAACATCGCTTTCGCCGACACTTTCTATTTTATTGCCTTGCTAAGTCGTAGGGATCGCGCACACGCTGAGGCGATCGAATTTGACGCTTCCTACCTTGGGCGTATCGTGACATCGGATTGGGTACTTCTGGAACTAGCCGATGCTTTCTCCGCCGTGGACAATCGTCAGCGATTCGCGACGCTATTTGACTTTGCTGCGATCTCCGAAGGATACGAGGTAGTGCGAGCCTCCGACGCCGACTTCGACGCCGGATTGCTGCTCTATCGAAGTCGATCGGACAAAGAATGGTCGCTGACCGACTGCATATCGTTTACGATCATGCATCGGCTTGGCCTCCACGATGCCATCACCGGCGACCAGCATTTCGCTCAAGCAGGCTTCAACATCCTCCTGCCGAGGATCGTTCCATGAATTTTCGCGGCGTCATTCGCAATGGGGAAATTGTGATCGACGGCGGCTTGCCATTTCCGGACGGCACGAAGCTGACGTTCGAGCTTCACATCCTTTCTGTTCCCGGCGACGCATCAACGTCAAATCATCCGGTTGCTGCCGACGATGTCTTGAAACCAATCGACTCCACCTCCCCACGACCTGAACCATGAAATCGAAACTCATGTTCTTCATCGGGACCATCGCCTTCGTTGCGTTGGTCAGCCAGCAGCGCGTCGTCGCTCAATCCCCCTTCGAGTTCTTCCGCGCCACCGCGCAGGCCGATTTCGTGCCGGAGAATGCAGAACTGGAAATCCTTTGGCAAGAGGGCGGATTCACCGAGGGCCCCGTCGCCGACGAGGACGGCACGATCCTTTTTTCCAATATCAAGATCGACTCCGAGGTCGGCAATCGCATCATGCGCTACCATCCCAAGACCGGCAAAGTCAGCGTCTATCGCGAACCCAGCGGCCAGGCCAACGGGCTGATTTTCGACGCGAAGCGCCGCCTCATCGCCGCCGAGGGCGCGGTCGGCGGTGGTCGTCGCGTGTCGATCACGGAAGCCGACGGCACGGTCCGCACGCTGGCCGACAAGTACGAAGGCCAGCGACTCAACAGCCCGAACGACGTCGCCGTCGACGAGCAAGGACGCATTTATTTCACCGATCCGCGCTACGTCGGCGATGAAGAACGCGAATTGGATTTCGAGGCCGTGTATGTCATCGGCGCCGGTGACAAACTGAGCATCGCCACGAAGGAAGTCCAAAAACCGAACGGCATCGTCGTTAGCCCCGACCAGAAAACCGTCTACATCGCCGACGCCGCGCCGGACGGCAATCAACAACTCTTGGCCTTCAAGGTCAACGACGATGGTACGCTCAAAGACAAGAAAGTCCTCTTCGATTTCGGCGAAGGCCGCCGGGGCATCGATGGCATGACCGTCAACGCCCGGGGAGAAATCTTCGCCGCCGCCGGCAAAGATGGCGCCTCGGCGATTTACATCTTCAGCCC includes:
- the rnpA gene encoding ribonuclease P protein component, which gives rise to MRQTLPKEARLRHSADFDRAYRHRRSVSDQLLILYARPNDLPNTRLGLSVSRNVGNAVHRNRWKRRLREAFRLMRHELPGGLDLIAIPRSPEPPQLDVLKSSLLRLARRVNKRARETRTSPPPRPHTP
- a CDS encoding glucose 1-dehydrogenase codes for the protein MKAIAVRPGKKNSVHLADLPKPKLDDVPDGRGVLIRVLKVGVDATDKEINDAQYGNSPPGFDFLVLGHEFFGIVDSVGPNVRNVKPGDYVTATVRRPGGSIYDKIGTSDMTSEETYYERGINLLHGYLTEYIVDDCEFIVQMPVGLKHLHVLAEPMSCAAKAVQQAFEVQRRLRVWRPRVAYVLGAGQIGLLTTLILRLRNLEVYTVARGEAPNLKSEIVTGMGSTYVSTKQKSIKQLSEEVGKADLIIDATGSSAIAFGAMEVLGHNGVLVWTSITGGRNHIEVPGDKVNLDWVLGNKLLVGSVNANRDHFEMGIRDLAVGEVTWPGVIKKILTTPVRGLDNYQEMMRLLVEDQSALKVYVDVAEG
- a CDS encoding PIN domain-containing protein; the protein is MNIAFADTFYFIALLSRRDRAHAEAIEFDASYLGRIVTSDWVLLELADAFSAVDNRQRFATLFDFAAISEGYEVVRASDADFDAGLLLYRSRSDKEWSLTDCISFTIMHRLGLHDAITGDQHFAQAGFNILLPRIVP
- a CDS encoding SMP-30/gluconolactonase/LRE family protein, which translates into the protein MKSKLMFFIGTIAFVALVSQQRVVAQSPFEFFRATAQADFVPENAELEILWQEGGFTEGPVADEDGTILFSNIKIDSEVGNRIMRYHPKTGKVSVYREPSGQANGLIFDAKRRLIAAEGAVGGGRRVSITEADGTVRTLADKYEGQRLNSPNDVAVDEQGRIYFTDPRYVGDEERELDFEAVYVIGAGDKLSIATKEVQKPNGIVVSPDQKTVYIADAAPDGNQQLLAFKVNDDGTLKDKKVLFDFGEGRRGIDGMTVNARGEIFAAAGKDGASAIYIFSPKGKPRALIPLPAPPTNCELGRGKRANTLYITGEMPNGKHGLYRIKLNDRP